The genome window GGCGCGATTTATCGCGCCGCTAGCATCGCCGATGGTGCCGTTCTCTACCGCGACATTCTCGTTCACTACGGACCTGTAGCGCCCTACGCGGTCGGCACGCTCCTGCGCCTGGTGGGCATTCACATGAACGCGATCTATCTGCTCGGCCTGACGTTCGTCCTCGCCGAGTCGTCACTCCTCTGGTTCATTTCGCGACGAATCGTTTCGAACGTCGAGGCCGCAACGGCCGTCGTCGCCTTCTGGATCCTGCTGGCCTTTCAACCCGGGCTGTTCAACTGGATCGTCCCGAACGTGTTCGCCTCGACCTTCGCAGTCTTGTTCGCAACGGCGGCCCTCGCCTTGCTGGTTCTCGATCTCTCCTACCCCCGGGCGAGAAACCTGGTGCTGGCAAGTCTGTGCACCGCGCTGGCCGGCCTTAGCAAAGTCGAGCATGGCGGTGCCGTCCTCTTGACACTCCTGCTCTACGTCCTCTTGCTGCGATCTGCGGAAAGCCGCGGAAGAAGCCTCGCCCACGCCCTCCTCCCCGGCGGAGTACTCACCTGTATCGTCGCCGTGGCCGTCGTCGCGTCCGTGCCATGGCACGAGGTCGTGTTCGACAACGTGTACCGTGTTCGATCCCTTACGGGCACCCTCGACGCATATCAGGATCGGCTCTTTCCCCCTCTTCTTCCCTCCCTGTCGCGTGCGGCGCTTCACTACCTCATAGAGCTGCCCCTGCTCGCCACGGCCATCGGGTGGGGGTGGGTGTTGCTCCACCGACAAGGCGCACAGAGGCTCCTGGGGATCGGACTGATCGGGCTCGGGCTCCTCTTGCCCCTGTTCGCTCCGAGCGCTCTGATGAACCCTGACATGGTCCGAAGCGTTCTGCGACAGCACCAGTTCGTCTGGACTGGAGTCGCCTGGGGAGGACTCGCTCTGTGGGGTCTCGTCCGGTGGCGGGGGGAAGATCAGCCACTGGGGAATCGCGTGCTCACGGTGATCGCGATCTTCGCATTCCTCGACACCCTGCGATGGGGGTTTCGCGTGGCGTGGGCTCCGTACTACGCGGTATTCGCCCCTCTCCTCGTTCTCGTTCTGGTTCGCTCGGTGGCGCGTCGCGTACTACCCACGCCCTCTGCGTGGCCCGTGGTATTGGTCCTTCTCGTCGCGGTGGCCCCGGCCGCTCTTCGACATGGACAAGAGTTTCAGGCCCGGAGCTTCTCGCTCACCTATCCGCGTGGCACGATCCGCACGACGCCGAGCGAGGGGAGGCCCATGAAGGCCGTCATCGACTACCTCCGACAGGAGACAGACCCGGGGGACTACGTTGCGGTCCTTCCCGAAGAGCAGATGATCAACTTCTTGGCGGAGACGAAGCATCCGACGCGAGACACGGGCATCGGCCCCGGCTGGCTGGCCAATCGAGCGGACGTGGAGCGCTTCCTTGCCGAACTCGGATCCGATCGAACCCGCTTCGTCGTAACCAGCGGCCGCCGCTATGCCGAGTTCGGCGCGACGAAGGGAGCGCTCGAGGGCCCGCGGATCGCCGGGTTTCTGGAGTCGAACTACGGGACCGTATTCTCGGCCGGCAGGTACCGGGTCCTGAGGCCCACCTCGCCGGCCCCCTGAGCGCAGCGGATGATCGAAACTCCGAAGAAGGTACGGCCCGGCGCGATGGTGGCAGCGCTGGTCCTGTACGCGGTCCTGGTTGCGTGGCTCACGTGGCCACTCGTCCTAGAGGCCCCCCGCGAACTTCCGGCGACCGGCAGGGCCTGTCGCTTCGACAGTGCCCTGGTCACGTGGGCCCTGGCCCACGAGAGTCGTGCGCTCACGAGTGCACCCGATGAGTTCTTCGAGGCGGGCATCTACCACCCCGCGCCCCACGGGCTGCTCTACGGAGAAGCAGCCTTCGGTGCGCTGCCCTACTTCCTGCCGCCCTTCGAGGCGACGGGAAACCCGACGCTCTCCATCAACATCACGTTTCTCGCCTCCGTGATCCTCACCGCCTGGGCACTGCACTACGTCGTTCTATCGTGGACCGGCTCGTTCGGCGGTGCCTTCATCGCAGCCTGGACGTTTCTCATGACCCGTTGGGTGCTGTGGACCTGGGTGCCCTGCGCGCCGAACTACGCCGTGCTGCAGTACTTCCCGCTGATCATCCTGTTCGCCTCGGGACCTCTGCGTGGTCTCGCCGATGTTCTGCGGCTTTCCTTCCTGATCGTTCTACAGGGGTTGACCAGTGTCTACGTCGCCGCCGCCGCGCTCGCTCCTCTCGGGTTGCTCGGCATCGGCCGGCTGGTCGCTCGCCGGCCGGCCTGGCCTGGCGGACGACTTCTCGCTGCGGTGGGTCTGGCCGGATTTCTCTTGGCCGCGGCCTACGCGAGCTACCTGCTGGTGTCCTCGGCCAACCCTGAGATGTCTCGGCAATCGATCTGGCACGGACTGAGGCAAGTGAGCCAACTCCCCTGGGCGGTGTTCGAGCGCACCCGGCCGACGGCCGTCCCCATGGCGGCACTGGCACTCATCGCGCTCGGCGGCGCAAGCTTTCTGCTCGGAGGTCGTACGGATCAGCGTCCACACACTCGACAGGCCTGGACCCACGCGACGTACTGGCTCGTAGCCGGGCTCGTCTTATCTCTCGAGCCGGGCGCGCGCTGGGGAGAGGCTTCGGTCTGGTTGCCGCAGCGCCTGGTCGCGCTCACGACACCGCTCTACGAGATCATCCGGCTTCCCTATCGTCTCGGCATCGGCGCGCTGATGGGCGCGTCCCTGCTGGCCGGGCTCGGCTTCGCCGAGGTGGCGCATCGGATTTCGAGAAGAACCGACGTACGGCGCGTCGCGGTCCCCCTGCTCGCGCTCTGTGTCACCGGGGCCATGTACGGGGAGTATGCCCGAGGATGGGGAGCGCCCCCCGTGCCCAACCTGCGACCGCTACCGGACGAGTACCCGCTGCGTGCAATGCCGGACGGCTCTTCCCCGCTCATCGCCGCAATCCGGAAGATCGACGGACCGCTTCTCGAGCTCCCCATTCCCGCGGCAAATCGAAACCTGCCGTCGTCGCCTTCCCAAGCTCGGGCGATGTACCGTTCGATCTTTCATGAGCGGCCGATCCTGAACGGCTACAGTGGTTACTGGCCCCGGGGTTTCCTGCGACGCGTCGCCCTCGCTCGTCGGCTTCCCGACCCTACCGCACTCGAGGCTCTGCAGGTGGAGACCGGACTCACGATGATCCTGGTCCGACTACCAGCGCTATCCCCTCCGGAGCGAGATCGGTGGGAGAAGATTCTCATCGGAGACGGCGATCCACGGCTCGAGCTCGTGCATCGAGACGAAGCGGAGAATGCGCTCTTCCTCGTCGTTGAACCCGACTCGAGTGCGGAACCAGGATTCGCACGGACACCGGCCCCGACCGCGCAACGACGATCGCTCGGCAACTCGTCGTCCTCATTGCCGTGAGTCCGCCTTTCGAGCCGCTCTTCGTCTGCAGCGACATGCACGATTGTGGCATTCCGAAGCGACCCCGCGAGAGATCGGGGACGCGCTCGACACCCACTTCGGAGAGCTCCTCGGTGCCCTCGGGAAGCTCGCGCCCGAACGCGCCGGCTCGCTGACCTACTCCACCCGTCGGTAGTACACGTTGGCCAGGTCGAACGGGAGGTAGCGCTCTATGCGCTCGTAGCCGTGATCTTTGAAGTAGGCCTCGACGCCGGGGCGTCGCCCCTCGGTCACGACCAGATCGGGTTGGAAGCGGTCGATGTCGAAGCCGCGGAGGGCCGTCAACTCGTGGCCCTCGATATCCATGGAGAGGAGGTCCACCTTCGTCGCGCCGACCCTGTCGAGGAGGTCGTTCAAGGTGATCGACGAAATCTTCACCTCCTCCACCGCGAGCTCACCGCCGAAGTGCTTCCCGTCGGCGCGATGGGCACTGGTCGAGGAGAGGCCCAGGCTTTCCGACCTGAAGAAGGACTCCTTGGTACCAGAGCGATCGGTCACCAGAAAATTGAAGAACTTGGAGATCGGTCTCTCGTCTTCCCACATGGGAGCGTAGTCGGGCAGCGCGTCGACCCCGACGCCGGTCCATCCGAGGTGCTTTTCCAGATAGTAGGTATTGTTGGCTCGGATTGGCCAGGCACAGCCGACGTCGACGAAGAATCCATCGCGACGGTCCTGGAAGAAGTCCCGGATGATCAGCTCCTCGTCAAAGAGCGAGTACTTGGATTCCTCCTTCAGGATTCCGGTGCGACCGGGCGCCTGCCGCACCAACTTGCGGTGCTTCGCTATGGCGTCGTGCAGGTTGAAGCGCTCTTGGGCCGGGGCCACGGTGGCCTTTGGCGCAGTACTCGCGGCCGGGGTGCTGGCGACCTCCTCGGCCGTTGGGCTACATGCCGCGACGACGAAGACCGCAAGGGTCAGAAGGGCCAACCGGTCAGTCAACGCTGGAACAGGCACGATTGGATTCGATAGCAGCTGAGACCCCCGACGGGGAAGGTCCTACTTCGCGGTGCCGCCGGCCGCGGGTTCATTGCCGGGCGGGCGTACGACCTCACCCCTGTTCCTCTTAGCCCCGGTGCGCGCCCTGGCCCTCGCCCAAGGAATCGGTCGAGCTCCGTGGGCGCATCAGCCGACCACTGTTCGGGTTCAGAGACGATTGGACCAAATAGGTCGATGAAATAAGAGACACTCCCGACCCAAACGGAAGGAGAATCCGATGGGAAAGGGAGAAAGTGCGGAGAAGGTCGTCGGGGGTTCTTCGTCGGCCGGGTCATGCGGATTCTGCCGACGTACGCGGTCGGCTATCTCATCATCTGTTCGGTCGTCCTTTGCAGCGCTGCGATCACCGACTCGGGTACGTCGTATTCGTGGCAGCCTCAGCCGCCGGTGGGCCAGAGAACTCTCGCGCGATGTGGAGGTCTTGGACCTGCCGGACACTCGGCCGACGGGGCTCGACAAGGTTGACGATTAAAGAAAACACCGAGATTAAAGAACGTCCCTACCCATCGCGCTCTCAGAAAGATCGCCGCCTGAGACTTGCAGGATGGTGCCCCCCCGGGCGGCGGCTCAGGGCAGCACGGAACCGAGACGGGCGGCGAGATCGCTGCGCGTGTCTTCGTGCGCGGGATCGAACGCGAGATTCTGCAATTCATACGGGTCGGCATCGAGGTCGTAGAGTTCCTGCCGAACGCCGCCCTTCGACACGACCTCGATGTACTTCCACCGGTCGGTCCGAAGCGCACGACTCGGCCGCGTGATCAGTCCGCCGCCACTCTCGATCGGGACCTCGTCACGCCAGGCCTCGGGATTCGATCCATCCAAGAAGGGCGTGAGACTCGCTCCGTCGACCCCGGGCAGCGGCGAGGCCCCCGCAAGGTCCGCCAACGTCGGCGCCAGGTCGATGTTTGCCACGAGGGCATCCACCGACCGCGGCAGGGGAATGCGCGCGGGGTAGCGCATCACGAACGGGATGCGGATCGACTCCTCGTAGGCCGTGAACTTCGTGCCGGTCCAGTGCTCTCCCCAATGGATGCCGTGGTCGGACACGAACACGACTACCGTGCTCTCGGTGAGGCCCGAGCGCTCCAACTGCCTGCTGATCGCGGCGATACCCTCGTCCACCGCAAGCAGGGTCTCGAGTTCTTGCGTTCTCTGCTGGTCGCGCCGCGCAGCGCGTTTTTCATTCACGATCCGCGCAAAGAACTGCACCCAGGTCGGCTTCAGCGAGACGTCTGCCTCGTGCCAGTTCGGTGGGCGATGCAGGGGGAGTCCGGCAAAGAGCCCCACGTGCCGAGGTGCAGGCTCGGACGGATCATGCGGAGCGTACGGCGCGTAGACCGCGAAGAACGGCCGCGACGCGTTCTCGCGGAGGAACTGGACCGTGCGCGCAGACATCACGTCGGTCGAATACTCGCCGGGCGCGAGCACTTGAATGACGCCGTTCGTGTTCAGCTGCGAACCAAAGTAGCTGCCCCCGGACGGTCGCAGGAAGACGTTCCACTCGTCCCACCCCGGCGGCGGCTCCAGGTCGAGGTCTCCCGCGCGATTCAAGTACTTCCCGAAGAAGCCGTTCACGTAGCCCGCGTCGGAGAGCACCGTCGCGATCGTGTTCGACGGGTCGAACTCGGGCTCGAACCCGTTGCCCACCACGCCGTGATTTCGCGCGAGGCGACCGCTGTACATGCTGGCCCGACTCGGCGAACAAGACGGCGTCGTCGCAAACGCGTTCCGGAAAACGAGCCCGCGCCCCGCAAGCTGCGTAAACGTCGACGGCATGTAGCCCATCGTGTCCCATCGTTGATCATCGGTGAGGACTAGAACGATGTTGGGTTGCATCGCGCGCGGCGCAACGGCGTCGACGATTCCTTCGAACGCGCCGCGCAGACAACGCTCCAAAGCAACGCCGTCGATCCGCTGTCCGACCCGATTCGCAAGCGGCGCACAGGCACCCCCGACCCGCGGAAGAGGAACCCCACCTACGGACTCGATCTCGACGCCGTGGCAGCGTCTACGGATCACGCGCGCGATCCGTGCACCCCGTGTCTGTCTCCGCGCGGCCCGACGCTCGCGGAGGCGATACTCCGTGAGGTGACCGGCGACGCGGGCGATTGCGACCTGACACCGGCGCGCCTCGGGGCCGACGTCTCCACCAACCTCTCCACCCGAGTCCTCCGCGTCCGCGGAACCGAGCGCTGCCTCGACCACCGCATCCAGCGCTTCCGCGCCACAGGACGGCGGCGGCGTCCGACGGCAGCCCGTGGGATCGACCCCCGCGAGGGCGGCGACACGGCAATCCAGGCCCGAGCGCAAGGCGGTCCCCAGCCGGTCCAGCTGGGCCTCGGTCCGGCACCGGGCGGAGGCCGTCGTAGGGACCCATCCCAGCACCAAGAAGAGGAGAAGAGCCGTCTGGAGGGACCGGGGGAACAAGACCTCTGGAGCTTAGCCAACAGGGAGGTGGCCCGGTCAAGGATTTGGCCGAGAGTGAAGCTTTTCGCTTAGGGCGGCAGGGGGCGTGACCGGGGGGCTCCGGGGCGCTCGGCAGGAAGTCCCACATTCTGTGGTCTTTTTGCCGAGTGGCGGCCGCCGAAGCGTGGCCGGGACTTTGCAGTCCTCCTTCGGGCCATGTGTCGCCACACAAACGTCCGATTCACAGGAGGGCCACCGAGATGACCGCTTCCTACGATCTCGCGTCGGCCACGGCCGTCGTGCTCGCCGGTGGGCTCGGGACCCGCCTTCGGAGCGTTCTCCCGAATCAGCCGAAAGTTCTGGCTCCGGTCGGCGGCCGGCCCTTCCTCTCCTACCTGCTCGATCAGATCGGCGCGGCCGGGATGCGGCGAGCGATCCTGTGCACCGGCTACCTGGGGAATCAGATCCGCGCCATCTACGGCGACTCCTACGAGCGCATCGATCTCGTCTACTCGCAGGAACCCACTCCCGCCGGCACGGGTGGCGCACTCCGGCTCGCACACGAGCATATCTGCTCCTCGTCGATCCTGGTGATGAACGGCGATTCGTACTGCGACGCCGATCTGCTGGACCTGTGGGACTGGCATCACGTCCACCCCGCTCACGTCAGTGTCGTCACGGCGGAAGTCGAGGATGCGGGATCGTTTGGTCGAATCGGGAGCGACGCCGCGGATCGCATCGTTCGCTTTGCAGAGAAGACCGACGACGAAGGACCCGGACGGATCAACGCCGGAATCTACTTGATGCACACGGCACTGCTGGGACGAATCCCGGCCCATCAGAACGTCTCGATGGAGAACGAGCTCTTCCCACGCTGGGTCAGCGCTGGCGGTGTCTTCTCCTATCCTACCAAGGCTTCGTTCATCGACATCGGTACGCCGACTCGCTTCAAGCGCGCCGAGGAATTCGTTCGTTCCTGCCGGTCGACCCATCCCCGACCGCTGGCAATCGATGAGGTCGCGAGCGCGCTGGCCTCCGTACAGGGAGATGCGGTTTGACGTTTGCCAGCCTGCACGAGCAGCTCTTCTTCGACGCCGTGCTTGTTCGCGACAGCGGCGACCGGGGCCTGATCGGCCTCTCGCAAGATCTTCGCCATCTGGTCGTCCGTGAATCTGCTCTTTCGCATTTCGCTCTCCGTACTGGTTGCCGGTGAGGCAGATTTTCATGCCTCAACTGGTCCGAAAAACTCAGAGCAGGCCAGTAGGCCCAGACCTGGTTAGCCTCGGCCGCGACCGGTGTCTTCGGCCTCCACGCCGACACCACCCCGCGCAGCCGCTTCTTCGGCACCTGCAGACCTGATTCGCGCCAGAGACGATGTGCACGCTGATTGCTCGTCTTGAAACCTGCCCAAGCCAGCCAGCCTTCCGCGACGTCATCGGCTCGGGTCAACATATCGTCGCCACGAATGAGACCCTCGATAAGTGGGGCCAAGCCCTGATGGAGGACTTGGACTAACGGGCTCATTCCGCAGCGGAGAGGCTCTCAGCCGCCCTGGCCGATTGCCTAAAGCGCAACATGGCCTGCGACGCGACTCGGAAATCCCACGAAAATCGGCGGGCCCGACGTCGCCTACACCTGCTTCTATTTCACTGAATCCCAGATCGCCTCGCGACCGCGACCCCCCGAATGAACCGCCATCGTTCCCGCGACACGATCGCCCTGTGTATGGGTGCAACCGGTCTGGTCACTCGGGGCTTTGCTACTGCGGCTACGCC of Candidatus Binatia bacterium contains these proteins:
- a CDS encoding FkbM family methyltransferase, which codes for MTDRLALLTLAVFVVAACSPTAEEVASTPAASTAPKATVAPAQERFNLHDAIAKHRKLVRQAPGRTGILKEESKYSLFDEELIIRDFFQDRRDGFFVDVGCAWPIRANNTYYLEKHLGWTGVGVDALPDYAPMWEDERPISKFFNFLVTDRSGTKESFFRSESLGLSSTSAHRADGKHFGGELAVEEVKISSITLNDLLDRVGATKVDLLSMDIEGHELTALRGFDIDRFQPDLVVTEGRRPGVEAYFKDHGYERIERYLPFDLANVYYRRVE
- a CDS encoding sulfatase, with the translated sequence MRSGLDCRVAALAGVDPTGCRRTPPPSCGAEALDAVVEAALGSADAEDSGGEVGGDVGPEARRCQVAIARVAGHLTEYRLRERRAARRQTRGARIARVIRRRCHGVEIESVGGVPLPRVGGACAPLANRVGQRIDGVALERCLRGAFEGIVDAVAPRAMQPNIVLVLTDDQRWDTMGYMPSTFTQLAGRGLVFRNAFATTPSCSPSRASMYSGRLARNHGVVGNGFEPEFDPSNTIATVLSDAGYVNGFFGKYLNRAGDLDLEPPPGWDEWNVFLRPSGGSYFGSQLNTNGVIQVLAPGEYSTDVMSARTVQFLRENASRPFFAVYAPYAPHDPSEPAPRHVGLFAGLPLHRPPNWHEADVSLKPTWVQFFARIVNEKRAARRDQQRTQELETLLAVDEGIAAISRQLERSGLTESTVVVFVSDHGIHWGEHWTGTKFTAYEESIRIPFVMRYPARIPLPRSVDALVANIDLAPTLADLAGASPLPGVDGASLTPFLDGSNPEAWRDEVPIESGGGLITRPSRALRTDRWKYIEVVSKGGVRQELYDLDADPYELQNLAFDPAHEDTRSDLAARLGSVLP
- a CDS encoding nucleotidyltransferase family protein, whose amino-acid sequence is MTASYDLASATAVVLAGGLGTRLRSVLPNQPKVLAPVGGRPFLSYLLDQIGAAGMRRAILCTGYLGNQIRAIYGDSYERIDLVYSQEPTPAGTGGALRLAHEHICSSSILVMNGDSYCDADLLDLWDWHHVHPAHVSVVTAEVEDAGSFGRIGSDAADRIVRFAEKTDDEGPGRINAGIYLMHTALLGRIPAHQNVSMENELFPRWVSAGGVFSYPTKASFIDIGTPTRFKRAEEFVRSCRSTHPRPLAIDEVASALASVQGDAV